Proteins encoded in a region of the Desulfolucanica intricata genome:
- a CDS encoding class I SAM-dependent methyltransferase, translated as MVIEEGYKKRYKAGDTPWDIGKPDFNLIQTVTAMDIKPCKALDIGCGTGDNSIWLSQENFDVIGIDTSEIAIQRAIEKVSKASVKCTFMVIDFLTNKIEGAPFGFAFDRGCFHSLNSDEERKSFAKNVAAHLQKDGLWLSIIGNADEKRDCPGPPQRTAGDIVNSVEPYFEILSLVSSKFGSNRPNPPRAWVCLMRKRSFV; from the coding sequence ATGGTGATCGAGGAAGGTTATAAGAAAAGATATAAAGCCGGGGATACTCCTTGGGATATTGGCAAACCTGATTTTAACCTTATTCAGACTGTAACCGCGATGGACATAAAACCCTGTAAAGCACTGGATATTGGATGCGGAACCGGAGATAACTCCATATGGCTTTCCCAAGAAAACTTTGATGTGATAGGCATTGATACTTCGGAAATTGCAATACAAAGGGCTATAGAGAAAGTTTCAAAAGCTAGCGTTAAATGTACCTTTATGGTGATTGACTTCCTTACAAATAAAATTGAAGGGGCGCCATTTGGATTTGCGTTTGATAGAGGTTGTTTTCATTCATTAAATTCGGATGAAGAACGGAAGAGTTTTGCTAAAAATGTAGCCGCTCATTTACAAAAGGACGGCCTGTGGCTAAGTATTATTGGTAACGCCGATGAAAAACGTGATTGCCCGGGTCCGCCACAGCGTACTGCCGGAGATATTGTTAACTCCGTGGAGCCCTACTTCGAAATACTTTCGCTGGTTTCAAGCAAATTTGGATCTAACCGTCCAAACCCACCCAGAGCCTGGGTTTGCCTAATGCGGAAAAGAAGTTTTGTGTAA
- a CDS encoding extracellular solute-binding protein, which yields MLNNNLKILHAGALRKPMKEIAHILMDTVPGLNIEMDYAGSRACAYAVLDGKDVDIIALADPHVFEDLLVPDYVEIFFVFATDQIVLAYDEFSKQSSFINKENWAEILAVKDVVFGRSDENLDPCGYRTLMVWQLAEKFYNIPGLYKSLYNKCTQDRIYPKSIDLAAALMEGRVDYAFKYLSVVKQFAFKYIELPSKINLSNPIYWDEYQNAVVEVRKKQGMISQIKGAPIEFAVAIPKKSKNMELAKQFIDILTGNQGEIILEECGLIPC from the coding sequence GTGTTAAATAATAATCTAAAGATCCTCCACGCAGGTGCCTTAAGAAAACCGATGAAAGAAATTGCACATATTTTAATGGACACTGTCCCCGGATTAAATATTGAAATGGATTACGCCGGTTCCAGAGCATGCGCCTACGCCGTACTGGATGGTAAGGACGTCGATATTATTGCTCTGGCTGATCCCCATGTTTTTGAGGACTTGCTGGTTCCCGATTATGTAGAAATATTCTTTGTATTCGCCACTGATCAGATCGTACTGGCCTACGATGAATTTTCCAAACAAAGCTCTTTTATTAACAAAGAAAACTGGGCTGAAATCTTAGCTGTTAAAGATGTGGTCTTTGGGAGATCCGATGAAAATTTGGATCCCTGCGGTTACCGAACATTAATGGTCTGGCAGCTGGCCGAAAAATTCTATAATATCCCCGGGTTATACAAATCCCTGTATAATAAATGTACACAGGATCGTATTTACCCCAAATCGATAGATCTGGCCGCAGCATTAATGGAGGGCAGGGTTGACTACGCCTTCAAATACCTTTCAGTAGTAAAACAATTTGCTTTTAAATATATTGAGCTGCCCTCTAAAATTAATTTATCGAACCCTATATATTGGGATGAGTATCAAAATGCTGTGGTTGAAGTGCGTAAAAAACAGGGCATGATTTCTCAAATTAAAGGTGCCCCGATAGAGTTTGCCGTAGCTATACCTAAAAAATCAAAAAACATGGAGCTTGCCAAACAATTTATTGATATTCTTACTGGTAATCAAGGAGAAATTATTTTGGAAGAATGCGGTTTAATCCCCTGCTAA